One window from the genome of Glycine soja cultivar W05 chromosome 12, ASM419377v2, whole genome shotgun sequence encodes:
- the LOC114378126 gene encoding calcium-binding protein KRP1-like, producing MAAQRNFQDYLPVMANKLGGDGLIDELCNGFNLLKDSDKGVITFESLKRNSALFGLQGLSDEDLRSMVLEGDFDGDGALNQLEFCVLMFRLSPELMEGSKMWLEQVLQQELKDYF from the coding sequence ATGGCTGCACAACGAAACTTCCAAGACTACTTGCCTGTGATGGCCAACAAGCTTGGTGGGGATGGCCTAATTGATGAACTGTGCAATGGGTTCAATCTGTTGAAGGATTCTGATAAAGGGGTCATCACCTTTGAGAGCCTCAAGAGGAACTCTGCCTTGTTTGGCCTTCAGGGTCTTAGTGATGAAGATCTTCGGTCCATGGTTTTGGAAGGTGACTTTGATGGTGATGGTGCACTCAATCAGTTGGAGTTCTGTGTTTTGATGTTCAGACTCAGCCCTGAATTGATGGAGGGCTCAAAGATGTGGCTTGAACAAGTCCTTCAACAAGAGCTTAAGGATTATTTCtaa